TGCAGTTGCGAACTGAAGGACAATGGAAATGGCCCAAAACCAAGAAAGCCGTCAAATGCATCCTCTGATAGTTCACCCGACCTGTATGTGCTACATCTGTTGCATCAAAATAACCATGAAAACATGAGCTTATGTACCCATCGAGTTGAGATTCCAATCTTGCATTATAGCTATTTGGAGAAGTTTGATACAGTATGATAAAGGACAATGTCAGAATGTTGGGTAATCAAAGTTATACACAAAACATTGTCTACTGTATAATTTAGAAGTTAATTTCTCCAATATAAAATATAAAAGTTCAAGGATATTCAAtattaaaaaacaaaagttcACAATGACTAACTATTACGATGCAAATTTGATCACTTATTAGTTACTACGGTCAAAATACTAGTATAGGTATTGGCCATCAATCAACAAAGTAATCAATTTTTTAATGTTCGTAGGATCATTTTCACATAGCAAATAAGTAGAGGGACTAAGTTGTAATTTGTACTTTGTATATACAGCAAAAGAatggagaagagaaggagcACTAGAAGCTTGAGGAAAAGTCCCCCCAAAAATCTCTATGTCTAATTATGCTgaataaaataatttaataATGGTGGGTGGGTAACTTACCCAAATAAAATAGGGGCAGAGGATGTCTTCACAGAAGTTGATCCTTCGAAAATTTCTAGACCGACGCTGTCCGATAAGTAGTAGCCAGTTGCTGCAGAATACTGGACAGATAGAGGACCGTACCGGAGGTCAAACTCACATATATCTCTTCTGCACGTTCCATAGCCGCCACGGATTAGGTCTTTGCATCTACTATCGGAGCATGCCAGCAGAGCCGATGATGAGGACAATTTTGGGTCAAATAGTCCAGGTGGAGCCTGATCACAGATAAAAGAACATTGGAAAATCATCTCAGTTGTTTGATCAAAAAGAGCATTTTCTTCTAAGAGGAAAGAATTATAGCTTGAGGGCAAGAGGTGCCACACACTGAGTTCCGGTGCACCCTGTGGCTGGCAAAAAAAACCCATGGTATGCTACTCCCAGTATCAATAAGCATGCTGAAGTTTTTTGGTGGATTTCCCATTTGCACACGGGTCAGGTAAGGCCTGCAAAGCAAAAATGCGAATTCGAATGTCTGAACCAGATCGTTGCAGAATTTAATacattttgaaaagaaaattgttgCAGAATCTAATAAAATTTGGGATTGCTATCCATTATTCCCATCGGGTGTGAAAATAGTCCCTAATACTCTTTGGTGGCCGTTCAGAtgagcttagctagctaggatcTCTCGGCCATCTTTGATATCCCTTCACCCCTGAGCTACTGTTGCCATCTCTTGCCAAATTGGCTTAATATGATGTGAATGGCTAGAcagcatgcaatgcaatgcaatgcagaGATCTTTTTATGTTTCAATTCAACAAGCGCAAAGATGATTCTTTTGAGGCTTCAAGGCTAGGCCTGAACGAGAGTTCAAGTATAGTTTCAAATGATCAGGACaaatatgtttcttttttcccaaAAGGAGGATAACCCTGGCCTTCTGGTCAAATATGTGAGAATGTTAATATTATCTACCTACTGAATGACTTTTCTTGCTCTATCCTGATGAACTGCTGTTGCAGAAAATTTTTTGACTTAGCTCTCCCATAGCATGCCATTCAGACGGTGATAGTGAAAGCTATTTCAAAGATGCCGAGATCTTTAAACCTTGTCGGACACTATATGAAGCCAAAATTGGATGAAAAATGTACTCCTTACTTGCCTTTCAGAACCGCGCATTCCCTCGTCCAGCGTGTCTCCTCTGGTCCATCTTCACGAGATGCTCGGTAGATATATTTGTCGTCGATCGCCCCTCGAGCCGCATCACCGTCTTCTGagctcccccggcaaccacgGCCATCAAGACAAGCAGCGTCGATGCTGCAACCCGCATGAGTGACCCTGCAAAACACGGCGAGCAAACATAAATTAATTTTTGCATTGTGCTTCGTTTCGTTACAGAGTGGCAGAGCCACATAGTGGGCCAGAGCCCACCCTGGGGCCTGGGGTTTAACCACCAGCCCATATATAATATACTGCTACAGCCGAAAACAAAAGGCCCAAGCGTCCAGCGCCCCCAACCCAGCAGCAAAAACAGATTGATCTCAGCTGATCGATTCCCATTGGCGAATGGCATTCCCCGTTCCTGATTGATCCCTGTTATGCTTGCCAGGCAGCCGGCTAACCCCTAGCAGTAGCACAAAAGACTGGACACATCGTGTGATCGTGAGAGCCGGACAGCAGAAGTGACCGG
The Brachypodium distachyon strain Bd21 chromosome 2, Brachypodium_distachyon_v3.0, whole genome shotgun sequence genome window above contains:
- the LOC112271151 gene encoding aspartic proteinase-like protein 2, with amino-acid sequence MGFFCQPQGAPELSAPPGLFDPKLSSSSALLACSDSRCKDLIRGGYGTCRRDICEFDLRYGPLSVQYSAATGYYLSDSVGLEIFEGSTSVKTSSAPILFGCSTYRSGELSEDAFDGFLGFGPFPLSFSSQLHSLGLSFDVFSICMRSSYGGGILVFGEILEPGIIYTPLVTSL